Proteins found in one Methanospirillum hungatei JF-1 genomic segment:
- the cas2 gene encoding CRISPR-associated endonuclease Cas2, giving the protein MVRLVITYDIRKDKIRNKLFRLLERYGAWKQYSVFELEINPVHKVELFHSIADLIEDTDRVRIYDLCERCQGKITELGEVSPDKMQVVI; this is encoded by the coding sequence ATGGTTCGGTTGGTTATTACCTATGATATCAGGAAGGATAAGATTAGAAATAAGTTATTTCGCCTTTTAGAGAGGTATGGAGCATGGAAACAGTATAGTGTGTTTGAGCTTGAGATAAATCCGGTCCACAAGGTTGAGCTTTTTCATAGTATTGCCGATCTTATTGAAGATACTGACAGAGTCAGGATATATGATTTATGTGAACGATGTCAGGGAAAGATTACAGAGTTAGGAGAAGTATCTCCTGATAAAATGCAGGTTGTAATATAA